CGAACAGCAGCCACAGCCGGCCGGGGGAGCCGACGGCGAGGAGTGCCGGCAGCAGGGCCGCAGGGCCCAGGTTGACGGCGATGAGCAGTGGCCGCCGGCGGACCCGGTCGGCGAGGGCGCCCAGCAGCGGGCCGGCCAGGGTCGGCGCCCACAGCGCCAGCACGGACAGCGCCGCCAGCCCGTTCGAGCCGGTGAGGTCCTTGACCCACACGCCGGCCGCCAGCCACAGCGCGGAGGTCCCGAAACCGGAGACCACCGACGCCGTCAGAAAGATCGCCGCGCCGCGGTCCCGCAGGACGCGCACCACGGACCAGTTCTTCGTCATGCCTGGTCATCGTGGGCCTAAGGCCCCCGGCGACGCATCGGGCAGGTGCCCTATCCGTGCCCCGCCCGGCGGCCTCCGGCGGCCTCCGGACCACGGCGTGCCGGGAAAAACGCGCGCCGCGCCGATGAGTTCTCGCGGCGCTGCCGGTCCACCCCGTATGACCGACACGACCATCCCGTTCGACCTCGGCCCCCAGGCCGCCGTCGTGGCGCGCCTCGCGGAGGCGGTCCGCGACGACCGGCTCGACGACGGGACGCCCTGCCCCGGCTGCGCCGTCCGGAACCTGCTGGGGCACCTGACCGGCCTCGCCGTGGCCTTCCGCGACGCCGCCCGCAAGGACCTGGGCCCCACCACCGACACCCCGCCCGACGCCGCCGCGCCCGACGTCGGCCCCGGCTGGCGCGAGGAGCTCGCCAAGGCGCTCGACGCCCTCGCCGAGGCCTGGCGCGACCCCGCCGCCTGGACCGGCATGACCCGCGCCGGCGGCGTGGACCTGCCCGGCGCGGTCGCGGCCGCCGTCGCCGCCGACGAGCTGGTGATCCACGGCTGGGACCTGGCCCGGGCCACCGGCCAGGCGTACGAGCCCGACCCCGCGGCGCTGGCGGCGGCGCACGCCTTCCTCGCCGGCGCGGTCGACCCCGCCACCGGGAACGGCGTCTTCGGGCCCGTCGTCCCCGTCCCCGACGACGCGCCCCTGCTCGACCGGGCGCTGGGACTCAGCGGACGCGATCCGGGAGGGCCGGGCCGGCCGTAGACGCGGGCATCAGGTTGCCGTAGACGGACGTAGTCGGGGGGCGTCGGACGGGGGCGAAACGTACGCTCGCGACCATGCCCCTCAGTCTGACCGTCCTCGGAACCGCCTCTCCGCACCCGGCTCCGGGCCGCCCCTGCTCCGGCTACCTGGTGCGCGGAGCGG
The window above is part of the Streptomyces sp. NBC_00425 genome. Proteins encoded here:
- a CDS encoding TIGR03086 family metal-binding protein; translated protein: MTDTTIPFDLGPQAAVVARLAEAVRDDRLDDGTPCPGCAVRNLLGHLTGLAVAFRDAARKDLGPTTDTPPDAAAPDVGPGWREELAKALDALAEAWRDPAAWTGMTRAGGVDLPGAVAAAVAADELVIHGWDLARATGQAYEPDPAALAAAHAFLAGAVDPATGNGVFGPVVPVPDDAPLLDRALGLSGRDPGGPGRP